The Faecalibaculum rodentium genome segment GGCTGCCATCCTGATACCGGTCCTGGCGGGAATGGCACTGTTTGAAGGTGGGCCCGTCCTGCTGTGGATCATGGGTCTCTGTGCTGTGCTGCGGGGGGTGCTCCGATATGGCGAACAGGCCTGCAACCATTACATAGCATTCCGGCTCCTGGCCAGGATCCGGGATCTTGTGTTTGGAAAACTCCGGGCGCTGGCCCCTGCAAAACTGGAAGGCCGCCGAAAAGGCGACCTGATTTCTCTGATCACCAGTGATGTTGAGCTGCTGGAAGTGTTCTATGCACATACCATCAGCCCTGTGGCCATTGCGCTGATCGTCAGTCTGATCTTTGTGGCCTGGCAGACATCGCTGAATCCCTGGCTGGGTGTGGCAGCTGCGGGGTCTTATGCATTTGTGGGGGTGATCCTTCCCTGGATGCAGTCCAGGTCTGCGGCTGCGCTCGGCAAGACATACCGGGAGGAATCCGGCAGGCTGACGGCTGTGGTGCTGGAAACCATCCGCGGGCAGATGGAGCTGCGTCAGTACGGCGCGCAGGAGCGGCGTCTGCAGGATGTGCAAGCCCGGACAGCAAAGCTGGCGGAAACAGAGGACAGATTGAAGAAACTGCAGGGCAATGCCCAGGGTACAGCGGGAGTGGCTGTGATTCTCTGTGCAGCAGGACTTCTGCTTCTGGGCGGATGGCTGCATCGCGGGGGGCTGCTGTCAGCCAGAGATCTGGTGATTTCGTTTCTGGTCCAGATTTCCAGCTTCGGGCCGGTGATCGCTCTGTCAAATCTTGGCACTGGTCTGTCCCAGACACTGGGGGCGGGGGAACGGATCCTGTCCCTGCTGGATGAATCCCCTGCAACGCCGGACATAGCCGGTCCGGCAGACGATCTGTCGGACATGGCGCTCGAGAATGTTTCGTTCGCCTACGAATCCTGTCAGACACCGGTACTGGAGAACATGTCGCTGCAGCTGCCCGCGAGCGGGATCCTGGGGGTATGCGGTCCTTCCGGCTGTGGAAAAAGCACCCTGGTGCGGCTGCTGATGCGGTTCTGGGATCCCCGGTCGGGACAGGTGACTGCAGAAGGCAGAGACCTGCGGAATCTGCCCACAGCCACCCTTCGGCAGGCACAGGCGTTTGTGACCCAGGATACAGATCTGTTCCATGCCACCATTGCGGAAAACCTGTGCATTGCGAAACCGGACGCCACTCGGGAAGAACTCGAGGCAGCCTGCCGGAAGGCCGCCATTGATGATTTTATCCGGACCCTGCCTCAGGGCTATGACACCATGGTGGGAGAACTGGGGAGCACGCTTTCCGGAGGGGAGCGTCAGCGCCTCGGGCTGGCGAGGGCTTTCCTGCGGGAGGGGCAGTTCCTGTTTCTGGATGAACCCACCAGCAATCTGGATTCCCTGAATGAAGGCATCATCCTGCAGGCTATTGACCGGCAGATGCAGGGTAAAACCGTGGTGCTGATCACACACCGGAAGTCCACACTGGGATTCGCGGATGAAATCCTGCAGATGCATCCGGTTCACAGCGATCACAGTGACCGAAATGCCGGTCTGGTCACAGAGAAGAAACGCCGGCTGAACAGCGCAATGCAGAAAGGAATCAGAGGATGAACGGGAAACTGAAACCGCAGACGGGCAGCCGGAGAACGGGCCTGGAGACAGAAAACGGACAGCGGCAGGCTGTGGAAGAAAAACGGCAGCTGGAGAAGGACACTGTATCGACCATGATCGACATCCGCTACAAGGGAAGCGCGGAGGGGGAAGCCCTGAAGGCCTATGCCTGTGCACGCATTGACAAGTGTCCGTTCATGGCTGAAAAGACATTCTGTTCCCAGTGCCGTGTTCACTGTTACTCCCCTGAACAAAGACAGCAGATCCGCGAAGTCATGAAGTACAGCGGTCCCCGGATGCTGTTTCGCAAGCCCGGGATGGTGATCCGTCATGCCCTTGCAGGAAAGGATCCCAGGAAACTGCTGTATCTGTGCCTGGGATTTGTGGGACTTGGTCTCGGTGCCATTGGTGCGATTCTCCCTTTGCTCCCCGCATTTCCCTTCCTGCTGATGGCGGCCTGGGGATTCGGGAAAAGCAGTGACCGGCTAAACAGCTGGTTCTGCGGGACCAGACTGTACCGGGAAAACCTCGAGGACTGGGTCCGGGAACGGGGAATGACCAGGAAAGCAAAAATCCGTGTCATGTGCGTCATTACAGCGACCATGCTGTTCGGGTTTGTCATGATGGGAAGAGTGCCATGGGCGCAGGCAATCCTGCTGATGGTCTGGATCGGTCATGTGGTGTATTTCCTTCGCGGGATCCGTACATTGAAGGTCCCTGCAGCTGACTGAAGCTGTGAGGACGTTTGACGAATGTGTCAGGCAGGCTTTGTGCCTGACTTCCGGCTGCTGCGACTGTGGATGGTGCAGTGGGGTGCCGCTTTGCGGGCTGTGAAAGCAGTCTGCATTTTTTTTGTATCCGGAAACGGCAGGGTGCCGGCCGTGATGGTTTGATGACAGCCAGACTGAAGAGAGGGGAAAACAAAAAAACTCCCCGAGGGGAGCATTGAACTGGCAACTTCCTATTTTTGCCTTTCGGCTATCGTCGGCGTTGATGTGCTTGACTTCTGTGTTCGGGATGGGAACAGGTATTTCCACATCGCTGTCGTCACCAGAGCTGGGGCGGCTGACGCGATTCGAACGCGCGAGTGACGGAGCCACAATCCGCTGTGTTAACCACTTCACCACAACCGCCATGTGCCTTTCAATTATAAGAAATGCACAGATGCTTGTAAAGGATAAAATTCAGAATTTTGTTCAGTTTTTCAGGCAGCTGTTGATGCCGGCCAGTCTGTGTCGCATCCAGATATATTCCAGCGCCCAGATGACTGAAAAGATTCCGCTGAAAGTCAGGATGTCCAGGACCACATCCTGCATAGTCAGCCGGATCCACCCGCAGCACACGCCAGCCAGCACCTGGGTTCCGGCGCCAAGAACAAAGAATACAGCCGTTCTTAATCCCAGTGACCAGTTCTCTTTCTTCCAGATCAGACTGGCGCCTCCAAAAACAGCCCCGATCACCATCAGCCACAGGGTCTGCACAGCTGCGGCTCCCACTTCACTCCCGGTTTGTGTCACAAGCCATGGACCGGTATACAGGAAATCTCCTGTCCCCGCAGCTGCGGAAATCCCCAGGGAAATGAACACCCCGATCATGACACCCAGCGGCATTCCCAGAAGGATCCGCATCCAGAACTGTTTTTTCATATACCCAGTACCTCCCTGATTTTCTTTACACTTCTTCTCGCGACATACGACCGGTGGCCATCTTTCATCCGTACTTCGATGGTACCGGCAAGCGACATGTCAAAACTCTCGGCGTGATCCAGATTGATGATCTCGCTCCGTGAGATCCGGACAAACCTGGAAGGGTCCAGCCTTGCCTCCGCTTCGTAAAGGCGGAGTTTCAGGCGCCATGTTCCGTTTTGTGTCTGTACATAAACGTCTTCGCCATCTGCCCAGAGTCTGCTGACAGAATCAGGATCCAGCAGTTTTGCGCGACCATCCTGTATGGCGCATAACCGGCGGGTCTCCAGACTGGCAAGCAGTCCCGCCGCTTTGTGGACTTCGTCTGTCACAGCGGGTGTCTCGATGATTGCCAGGGGTTCTGTCCTTCGGCTGTTCAGTCTGATTTCTGTTTTCATGGGTTCATTATCCCGGAATGATCCGGATCTGTCCTGCTTTCTTCGACAGACGGTCGAATGTGCCCGACAGACGGTTTCGCTTGAAGCGGTGAACTGTGTGGATGGCGGATACCGGAGACCGTCCGGATTTTCGGCCTTCACATTCTGGACGGGAAGGCTCCGGAATTCCGGCAGGGAAGCAGATAGGACAGTTTCGATGCGGATTTCAGGTCACTGCTTCAGATTGAAGTGGAGCAGCCTCAAACCGTTCAATGAACGGCCGTTTGATTTAAATGGATGTACAGATGTAACAGTGTTTTTTGATAACCGTCCGAATATGCTTTGACAGAACCAAATATTCCACTTTTGTGACAAAAAATGCAGTGTCAAAGGGCTTTCCCTTGTCGCCTTTCCTCTATTGATGCAGGGCTCATGGTATACTGAAACCGTAAAATCCGGTGAATCAGAGAGGACTCCTGTCTCACCGGTGCTGTTCATGAAGGATGATCCGGTAAAACAGGCATTCTTCGCAAAGTTTTAAAATGTAGTACAGTGTTGTGATTCCGTCCAATGACCAACAGCATATCGTCGGATATGGGTTTATTACGTTTTATTTTGTTGGGTTAGAGAGGGAATTTATGCAAGTCATCAGGAACCTCTTCCGTAAAAACAGATTTCAGGAGGGGGACATTGTCTATCTTCAGCGTCATGACAGGAAGACACTGATCTGCCTGGCAGATGGCAGGGTCATTACCACGTACGAGCCGTTGAAAAATGTCATGACCGAACTGAGTTCGGATGTGTTTGAAAATATCAACAAAGGGATCGTGATCAATCACGCCTTTGTGGATCGGGACATTGACGGTTTTGTGGTGCTGACGGATGGAAGCGGCTTTTCGAGACGGAAGAAGCCGCTGAAGAAAGTGGAAAGTCCGGAAGAACTGAGTCCGGAGGAACGGCTGAAAAAGGACATTCGCTTCCTTGTGGCTCCGGGAGTCCGGATCGAGAAGCTGGATGATCCGGCAACGGAAACCACACGGAATTCGGAGTGGAAACCGGACGGAAATCTCCGGCAGACTGCTGTATTCGAAGCGGAAGGCGGCTGGGTGCAGATAGAATTCACGCCAGTTGAAAAACGGGTCTTTTCCGGCCGAACCGAGAATCGGCGGAAAAGACGGACTGCCAGACAGGTCTGAAATGACCTGTCTTTTTTCGGAACCGGCCGTCACAGGTGACAGTTTTGCGTTTTGTGAATCTATATGAAAATCATGGTTGCGTCCTGACTGTTTGGATGATATTATGAGTGAGCGTTGAAAAACAGCCCCTGATAAAAGTCTGGAGATGTACTCAAGAGGCTGAAGAGGTGCCCCTGCTAAGGGTATAGGTCGGGTTACCGGCGCGAGAGTTCAAATCTCTCCATCTCCGCCATTTTTTTAAAGATGTTAATGGTCCAGTGGTGTAGTGGTTAACATGCCTCCCTGTCACGGAGGAGATCGTGGGTTCGAGTCCCATCTGGACCGCCATTTTTGCAGATGTAGTTCAATGGTAGAACACGACCTTGCCATGGTCGATACGGGGGTTCGATTCCCCTCATCTGCTCCATCTAGTTGCGAAATGAGCCCGGACGGGTTCGTTTTTTTTTTTTTTTTTTTCTGCTCTGGTGCGTCATCTAATGCAGCCATGCTGTACTTTGCCTGCTGTGCTAGAATGAAGAGTAGTGGAGGTATGACCCATGAGAATTCTGGTTACGGGAGGCGCAGGATATATCGGCAGTCACACAGCGGTGGAACTGCTCAAAAGCGGTCACGAGGTGATCGTGGCTGACAACCTGTCAAATTCCTCTGAAAAGGCACTGGACCGGGTGAAGGAGATCACCGGAAAGGACCTGAGTTTTTACAACGTGGATCTGCGGGACAAGGATGCCCTGCAGGATCTGTTTGATAAAGAGGACATCGATGCGGTGATCCATTTCGCGGGACTGAAAGCCGTGGGCGAATCTGTCTCGAAGCCCATCGAATACTATCAGAACAACATCGGCGGGACGCTGAACCTGGTGGAAGCCATGCGCGACCATGGGGTGAAGAACATCATCTTCTCCTCAAGCGCCACGGTCTATGGCGATCCGGCAGAGATCCCCATCACGGAGAACTGTCCGAAGGGTGTCTGCACGAACCCCTATGGCTGGAGCAAGTGGATGCTCGAGCAGGTGCTGACAGACCTGCACACGGCGGATCCGGAGTGGAATGTGGTGCTGCTGCGGTATTTCAATCCCATCGGTGCCCATGAATCCGGGCTGATCGGGGAAGACCCGAAGGGGATCCCGAACAACCTGCTGCCGTATGTGGCGCAGGTGGCTGTGGGCAAGCTGAAGGAAGTGGGTGTGTTCGGAGACGACTATCCCACACCGGATGGCACCGGCGTGCGAGACTACATCCATGTGGTGGACCTGGCAAGGGGCCATGTGGATGCACTGAAGAAGATCGAAGACCGGGCAGGGGTGTTTACCTGCAACCTGGGGACCGGAAAGGGAAGCAGTGTGCTGGATGTGATCCATGCCTTCGAGAAGGCGGCAGGGAAGAAGATCCCGTACCAGATCAAACCGCGCAGGGCCGGGGACATCGCAGAATGCTATGCAGACTGTGCGCTGGCGGAAAAAGAGCTGGGCTGGAAGGCACAGCATGATCTGGATGACATGTGTGCTTCCTCCTGGAAGTGGCAGTCCATGAACCCGAACGGGTATGAGACTGCCGACTGACTGGGAAAAATCGAAGATTTTTGCCAGTCATCCCGCAGTCATGTAATGGCTTCGTGGCTGGAAGGCGGAGGAACGTTTGAGCTTCTCAGAGCGTCTCTGATGTGCAGTCAGAGCCGGATTCCTGGAGTGTGTTCAGCAGCGGCTTAGACTAGACAGAATGAATGGTTGAATCACCCGGTGATCTGCGCTTCTGCAGGCATCGGGTGATTTTACATGCAAATCAAAAGAGAGATGGATATCGGCTTCATTGGGTGCGAAGGAGGGAGAAACCCGGATACATCAGCATCCGCTATGGAGAGCGGTTACCCGGACTGCAGAGTTTTGGCAGATTTTCCCGGAAATCGCATAAAAAACAGTTGCAAAGCTCCGGCATCCCGTGATATTATCAACAAGCAGTCAGCCAAGAGGCTAACGACAGCGCCGACTTAGCACAGCTGGTAGTGCAACGCACTCGTAACGCGTAGGTCATAGGTTCAAGTCCTGTAGTCGGCACCATTTATAAATGGTCCAGTGGTGTAGTGGTTAACATGCCTCCCTGTCACGGAGGAGATCGTGGGTTCGAGTCCCATCTGGACCGCCATTTTTGCAGATGTAGTTCAATGGTAGAACACGACCTTGCCATGGTCGATACGGGGGTTCGATTCCCCTCATCTGCTCCATCAGAATTGTCCGTTTTTCGATAGAAAAACGATTGCCGTCCCTATTATAGGGGCGGTTTTTTGTTTAGCAAACTCCATTCATAGCTGTGTGCATACTTGCACACAGCTTTTTGTCGTTTAGGCAGCTGTGGTTGCCCTTCCCTTTTAACTCGGATCACGGAGGAACGGATATGAACGGACTCATCAGAAATATGTGGACTAAGTTTTGCAAAGATTACTCATTAGATAACGTTTTAAGGATGATAGAAACATGGAGTGAAATGTCGCTGCATAATGCAGACCTGATCAGCTATGCTCCATCGACCAGTCCCAGGTTTGACACTGTACAGACAAATCCGACACTAGGGAAGGATAGGCAACTAGATCTGCTTTGCAAATTTTGGAAAGACCTTGAAATCTATCGTCTTGTTAAGTGCGCGCTGGAGAAAATGGCAAACTCTGATCAGGAAAAATTCGTAGAAGCTTTTCGTTACGGACTTGTCGGTACGCAAACTCTGGAGCTGATCCAGCAGGAACTGATAGTTCTGCTTTCCGCAAACCTAGCCAATTATCCGTATGCCCAGACAATACTCAATGATTACAGCGATAGGCGAGATGATGTTGTGCAGCGGCTGAATTGCAGCTGGAAAGCGGTTCGGAAAGTTATTCCAGAGATGGTGTCAAAGCATAAATCCTTTTTTGAGGATCATTTTACATCAGAAGAGATCAGCACTCTGATATCTACTAACGACTGGCAGCGAAAGAGGAATGTTTCATTGCTGATCCTGTATCTGGAAGGAGAAATATCCAGATCAGAGCTTACGAAAGTCCTGAAAAACGTCCGCGGCGGCAAGAAGCTGCTCAGCCGGATATGAGGTAGCCGATTATGAATGCAAAAGATGTAATCAGCTATATCCATGCAGATATGGATAAAAAATACCGCCTCCAGGATACAACGGAATGCCATGCGGCGATCCTGAAAGACTGGATGAGGAATGATGCCTTTCTTCCGGATCAGGATGTAGATGTCCTGCGTCTCAAATATGATGACGCCTATATGGGAGATTACGAACACGGATTTCATGACCTCTGTTTTAGACAGGATATGTTCATCCGATATATCGAGCAGGCAGCCAATGGGGAAGAGGATGTCTACTTTTCCATCAACTCTTTTTGGAACACGAAGAGAACAGAAGCTAACATCCGTCATCTGAATGCCTTTGTCATTGACTACGATTATTACAAAATTGCTGAATATGCAGATCTGTCAGCTGCAGAGATGTATCAGCAACACATTAGGCCGTCTTTGGTCATAGATCCAACCTTCGTGATCGACTCTGGGCGCGGTCTGTATTGTATATTCTGCATCGATCATGCGCCCTATGCATGTACTGGTCTTTATAAAGCAATCTACAGCAAGCTCGTAGAGTCACAGGAGCGATTTGGAGCGGATCCTAAGGCCATGCTGACTACACAGGTCATAAGAGTACCAGGCAGCATCAACAGCCGCTCAGGGCGGACCGTGGCCGTTCTGGAAGCCAAAGACCAGAGATATACACTCTCTGAGCTGGCACACCAGTTCTTACCTTATACACGGCAGCAGGTGCGGGACTATAAGCGGGAAAAGGCGAAGGCTGCATTTGGGCAGGCTAAAAAGGCTGCAGCAGGCAAAAGAAAAGCTAACAGGTACCAGTCGGAGCTGGCAGAGCT includes the following:
- the cydC gene encoding thiol reductant ABC exporter subunit CydC; this translates as MKPLTILRRLIGQVRSMTGWMVLAILLGVAGFLAAILIPVLAGMALFEGGPVLLWIMGLCAVLRGVLRYGEQACNHYIAFRLLARIRDLVFGKLRALAPAKLEGRRKGDLISLITSDVELLEVFYAHTISPVAIALIVSLIFVAWQTSLNPWLGVAAAGSYAFVGVILPWMQSRSAAALGKTYREESGRLTAVVLETIRGQMELRQYGAQERRLQDVQARTAKLAETEDRLKKLQGNAQGTAGVAVILCAAGLLLLGGWLHRGGLLSARDLVISFLVQISSFGPVIALSNLGTGLSQTLGAGERILSLLDESPATPDIAGPADDLSDMALENVSFAYESCQTPVLENMSLQLPASGILGVCGPSGCGKSTLVRLLMRFWDPRSGQVTAEGRDLRNLPTATLRQAQAFVTQDTDLFHATIAENLCIAKPDATREELEAACRKAAIDDFIRTLPQGYDTMVGELGSTLSGGERQRLGLARAFLREGQFLFLDEPTSNLDSLNEGIILQAIDRQMQGKTVVLITHRKSTLGFADEILQMHPVHSDHSDRNAGLVTEKKRRLNSAMQKGIRG
- a CDS encoding nitrous oxide-stimulated promoter family protein, with translation MNGKLKPQTGSRRTGLETENGQRQAVEEKRQLEKDTVSTMIDIRYKGSAEGEALKAYACARIDKCPFMAEKTFCSQCRVHCYSPEQRQQIREVMKYSGPRMLFRKPGMVIRHALAGKDPRKLLYLCLGFVGLGLGAIGAILPLLPAFPFLLMAAWGFGKSSDRLNSWFCGTRLYRENLEDWVRERGMTRKAKIRVMCVITATMLFGFVMMGRVPWAQAILLMVWIGHVVYFLRGIRTLKVPAAD
- a CDS encoding DUF3021 domain-containing protein; protein product: MKKQFWMRILLGMPLGVMIGVFISLGISAAAGTGDFLYTGPWLVTQTGSEVGAAAVQTLWLMVIGAVFGGASLIWKKENWSLGLRTAVFFVLGAGTQVLAGVCCGWIRLTMQDVVLDILTFSGIFSVIWALEYIWMRHRLAGINSCLKN
- a CDS encoding LytTR family DNA-binding domain-containing protein → MKTEIRLNSRRTEPLAIIETPAVTDEVHKAAGLLASLETRRLCAIQDGRAKLLDPDSVSRLWADGEDVYVQTQNGTWRLKLRLYEAEARLDPSRFVRISRSEIINLDHAESFDMSLAGTIEVRMKDGHRSYVARRSVKKIREVLGI
- a CDS encoding LytTR family transcriptional regulator DNA-binding domain-containing protein, which codes for MQVIRNLFRKNRFQEGDIVYLQRHDRKTLICLADGRVITTYEPLKNVMTELSSDVFENINKGIVINHAFVDRDIDGFVVLTDGSGFSRRKKPLKKVESPEELSPEERLKKDIRFLVAPGVRIEKLDDPATETTRNSEWKPDGNLRQTAVFEAEGGWVQIEFTPVEKRVFSGRTENRRKRRTARQV
- the galE gene encoding UDP-glucose 4-epimerase GalE, encoding MRILVTGGAGYIGSHTAVELLKSGHEVIVADNLSNSSEKALDRVKEITGKDLSFYNVDLRDKDALQDLFDKEDIDAVIHFAGLKAVGESVSKPIEYYQNNIGGTLNLVEAMRDHGVKNIIFSSSATVYGDPAEIPITENCPKGVCTNPYGWSKWMLEQVLTDLHTADPEWNVVLLRYFNPIGAHESGLIGEDPKGIPNNLLPYVAQVAVGKLKEVGVFGDDYPTPDGTGVRDYIHVVDLARGHVDALKKIEDRAGVFTCNLGTGKGSSVLDVIHAFEKAAGKKIPYQIKPRRAGDIAECYADCALAEKELGWKAQHDLDDMCASSWKWQSMNPNGYETAD